One Pomacea canaliculata isolate SZHN2017 linkage group LG1, ASM307304v1, whole genome shotgun sequence genomic window, acgcaagaagagcaactcatcgacctttcgagtgaccaatccctgaaaatggtcttccaaacaacacaagtgccaacattctggattagcgtctacagtgaatatcctctcctttctgagaaagcaataaaagttcttctgccattttcaacttcgtatatgtgtgagcaaggattttcagcattggcagcactgaagtcgaaatacagaaatcgtgtggacgcagaggctgagttgcgaatagcagtgggtacgaacatcgcacacaggttcgcttctctatgcaacagcaagcaggctcaaccttctcgttaatcaaagtgagtgtctaataaaataatatttattagcaccgcagaatttgctttagtaaaatttcattaacagaaTCAGCTTAATGTCTGAAGGGTTACATCGCGTGAGTTAATAGTTAACTTAGATAAGTCTAACACTGTAGTATTTAGACATGGTTCTATTTCTTCCCATTAGAAATGATAATTTGGAGTCCAAAATATATATgttgtaaatatgtataaatatttggGTATCTACATGTCCTCTCGTCTGTCCTTCTCTCGTGCTTTAAATGACACTGCTAGTCGTGCCAAAAATAATGTAGATGGAATCTTAGGGCACTGTGGTCATGAACATGATCCTGATGCTTTCTTAATATTGTTTGACTCAGATTCTGCCTGTGATTACTATGCAGCACAACTATGGGTAGTTGTTGCCTATTTAAACCAATAGAAACAGTCGacacttttgctttaaaaagatTTCTAAGAGCCCCAGTACAAAGCATTGGAATGTTATAGACATCCTTCTATGTCTGAGCTAACGGTGGtaatcagcaacagcagcaggacGATAGTCTGAGACACTAAAATAATCTGTGACACTAAAATAGTCTGTCACACTAAAATAGTCTGTCACACTAAATAATCTGTCACACTAAATAATCTGTCACACTAAAATAATCTGTGACACTAAAATAATCTGTGACACTAAAATAATCTGTGACACTAAAATAATCTGTCACACTAAAATAATCTGTCAAACTAAACTCTACATTTTAAGACATTTGAGATCGGAAACTGTGCTCTGTAACTACATGtaagtttataaataactttacctattatgtatgttttgtaaaatgtacaAGTGACTACCACCCACCCAACCCTGTAACACGGGTCAATGGCATAACCAaccatttgtttgttgttgtttattgtccttctctctctcaagctCTCTATCTGATCTTTAGTATAAAGTATGTTGGTACTCATATAGATATGctgtaaaagacaaaaatataattcacCCAGGTTCTAAATTCTTACACTTGCATGATTTATATATTACACATGTTGCAACATATCTTTATGTAGCAAATTAGAAATGTACAAAGTCGCTGTGATGTCCCCCTCCTGTTAGGGGCAGATGgtctaaacaataaaatattcgattctctctttctttatttctctctcacacgcacacacaagcgcaACCCCAAAATGCAGTTTGTaagttttgtgtgtatgagCACAGGTAGATATGTATACACACCTGTGTACAAGCTCACTAAAGATAAGCACaggtagatatatatacacacctgtgTACAAGCTCACTAAAGATAAGCTGGAGACTTTCTGATCAAGTGACTGTGTCTGGGGCATAAAGGGGAGTAGACACGGGGTCACTATGTAGGACACCTTACACAAGTATAGTCTACCTGTAACCTTTGACAACACAGGTGGACCACTCCTGACTCGCTGGTCTCACCATTCAACACAATAGTTTCTCATGGAATTAGCTTTTGGAATCTTCATTTGTGTAATATCCATAACAGGTATTCCTCCACCTGTCAATTTGTCAATATTATTGTTTGATGTTACGTTTTTGAtaatttgtggtttttttctgaaaatccTGTTTCTCTGCTAATGTCTCATGTTGTGACTATTCTAACTTATATTACGAGCTGCCAAAACTACTCTATGGGACAGCTATGTCTTATAATTTAACACAGTTTAATACAAAAACCTggacatatatatattgctgtAATGTATGACGAAGCGGTCCAGACCTACAACTGGACAAGCACTTCGCCAGAGCTCGGCGCCACGTACTACGCATGTCCGGGGGACACGGTCACCCTTCCCTGGTCTCTGGTCACCACAAGTTCTGAGACTGTCAATGATGTAGAATGGTACTTTGCAGAAGGGGGTAAGTCACTTCAGGGTAGGAGTCTTCAAACATATCCTGCAACTTGTATAGAAACCATTTCTATAGATTAACGTATACTTAGAGTGTCAAGCTGACAAGGATGAGAAGAAGTGTTCTTTGCGGATGTCTCTTGTGTCACTGTGTATGTATATTACATGATGCAACCATGATGTacatgtgtctatgtgtgtatgtgtacatgatGGATGTTTACCTTATGTTTGTTGCTTACCCAGGTGGAAATAACACGCTCATTGCCAGCTACATCCAGGGTGAGCTCCTATTGTCCCACTCAGAACGACAACACTTGGCGTTCGTCCCTAATGCGGGGTTAAAGGTCAGCGACATAGCACCAGAGGACTTTGGACAATACTCAGTTCGCCTTGTCATCAACAGCAATTCATCTTTTGCCACCAAAGGAGGATACGTGTTTGTGCGTTTGCCAGGTAAGATGGCGATTTTACATGGGACCCAACCTGCTCTGTTATTACCCGAAAATTGTAATTTACCTCAGTGTTTAGTTTCTGTTCGTACTGAAACAGTTTTGTGTCTTTTCCTCTTCAGTTTTCAAGGATGTAGAtgtctatatgtatatagacCTGGCCTGAGACACACCTGGTGTATAAATACATTCCTGCTGGTAAATAGTTCAGCGGCCTATGTTTTTggtgtctttttaaaatttgaagcCCACAACCTGAGCTTTTGTCATTTTACCATTGCTCTGACCTTGTATacaaaagtttaattttttttcttagaaccTCCTGCAGTCTCAGACCGCTTGCTACGCGCACGAATATTACCGAGCGCCGTACAAGAGTCCGGACAGTGGCACGTGCAGCTCTCGTGCGGGCGCTTTAACTCTCGTGGTTCTCTGAAATTCTCTGTACGGTGGAAAGtaagtttccttttttaaatagcatttcatattttaaaatagtttttaagttaaattaattaaagatCAGTTACTTTCTATTtccaccaccaattggtgcaactCACCTTGTgcggtgtggtggcttgtgcgCCTTGTGGATCCACAGaactatgtcggcgggagccttgtgctcctggcaggtgtaAACAAgccaacaggtctgtcaggggagaggccagactaaagtgttgcaccctgGCTCTCCAGACCTCCAACAGAAGCCTGTGAAAAAGAACCAACCGATATGCCACTTGTCAAGACATGACAAAAGGAAAATGGTGCTGAATAGAACACACCCTGCACTAACCAGCAGACAGGCAGCACTTGACTGGAACAatcagggaaagaggagagttgggagaccaaaacagacttggaaaTGAACAGTAGAGAGCTAACCTTGTTTTTCACAATGATGTTCTTTATCATAATTAGCAGTTACAAAACACCAGACTAGTGCTGATAGCGTCTGTCAGACATTCTGCTATATCGCGACTTTTAAGTGTTTCATGTTGGGTATGCTGCAAGAAAAGGGTGCATTCAGGTGCATGCATGAAATaggatataaaaaaatttcgCAGTACCCTGTGTCACAATCCTGagcttttatatattttatatacaaacCCTGTCTCATTGATCTAACAAtaagaaatgttatttacagACCCCATCAGGGCAGGTCTTGAACAGTACCTATTCAGAAACTCGCGAGGACATTTTGACTTTGCCCAACCCTGTAGAAGAGGGGAACTACTCCTGCTTCCTGGATGTCCAGGACCCGACAGCCAAGTGCGCTTTCGTCAGTCCCACGATGATGACCAGCAGCAACCTTCACATCAACAGCTGCTCAGTCCAGCAGGCCTTGTTTAATCCAGTCCAGcaagaaaaggaggaaatggAGTCCGCCTTTAAGTTCCTCATCAGAGTGCGTGGTGAGTCACGAGAAAGACTGAGATTTGAACCACTTCCTGCCACGTGATGTACTCCCACGTAGACGTAAAGCTGACGTAAGCCGCCATTGTGACAAAGACTGAAGAACCAGAGATGACTAATTGTCAAAACATTACTTAACAAGCAAATAATAgtcaaacaacaaattttacatgTCTCTTATTTTGCTTATCATTCTCTCGCGAGGGCTAGAGAAAACAACAATGATAGACTCTGAttacatgcacgcgcacactcactcactttccCACACAATGTGCATACACTAATTCTCGTACTTATAGACAAAcc contains:
- the LOC112569623 gene encoding uncharacterized protein LOC112569623; amino-acid sequence: MELAFGIFICVISITAVQTYNWTSTSPELGATYYACPGDTVTLPWSLVTTSSETVNDVEWYFAEGGGNNTLIASYIQGELLLSHSERQHLAFVPNAGLKVSDIAPEDFGQYSVRLVINSNSSFATKGGYVFVRLPEPPAVSDRLLRARILPSAVQESGQWHVQLSCGRFNSRGSLKFSVRWKTPSGQVLNSTYSETREDILTLPNPVEEGNYSCFLDVQDPTAKCAFVSPTMMTSSNLHINSCSVQQALFNPVQQEKEEMESAFKFLIRVRDTVRLVNGNRPWKGRVEVKYNRTWGAVCDTDFSALSAAVVCGMLGLSGDTPAVHNQSLYGGGPLPVLLDTVVCTGNETNILDCSHSPVGVSHCDGGGQVGVDCLPNISSN